CCAGGATGTAATCAGCtgcattaaaaatgcatttagagtAATTTTGGCTAATtgtcccctctctttctcttttctgtcttctcACAGGGGCGGCGGAGGCGGGGTCGGACATGATGCCGGGACAGATACCTGACCCCTCGCTGGCGGCCGGCTCCCTGCCAAGCCTGGGCCCCCTGGCAGGCATCTCGGCCACCACGCTCACCGATCAACTCAAACTGGCTGACTTCCGCCAGCTGGGCGCCATACTGTCCCCGCTGCACTTCCTGGGGAGGCTGGGGAAGAGGCCGCTGGCCATAAAGACTGaggtgaggaggaagagcagagcgaaaaaaaaaaaaagaggaaacggTCCAGTCATAGAGTGTGTGAAAGACGTGCGTCAGGTCGCAGGGTGTCAGACAAACAATGTTTCAGATCCCTCTATCAAGGAAGGTTCAATCTTTTTCTTCCAAAAACTCTGTTGCTCTTGTTTGACcccaaaaaaactaaaatcagaTGTAGTGGATTTGTGTTTATAATCTAAACTATTGAGGTTTTTATTGTGCTTGTAATTTTTTGACAGttgattaaatgaaaatgaagtggcagaagtttgttttaagtCAAATAATAACTCTTGATCCACAATATTTTATCATCagtgtgtttggtttttaaTGAAGTAGACTAATGAATAAGTCTGTAGTTTATCTGTGCCTGGGCGTTTACCCCCTCTAGCACTTAGAACAAGAATTACATTGCAGGTTGCATAACAGTTTTTGCCCCATCTAGATGATCCCAACTGTTGGTTGTATGGTTAAGTATTCTATCTGTTAATAGAAAATGGTAATTGCCTGTTTTTCCTCTTATTAAACACCCTAATCAAATGCCTCATTCTCATAGTAATAAAACCCTGTGTTTGCAGATGGATGAAGACGAGGATAGGAGGAAAAGGAGACGAGAGAAAAACAAGGTAGCAGCAGCACGATGCCGAAACAAAAAGAAGGAACGGACAGACTTCCTTCAAAGGGTGAGTTTATGACACAGCAGGATCAGATCAGCTCAGGGTGGTAGCTATGAATAGCCTGACTTCAGTTAACcctgaacagctgatttttGATCCATCCTATACTATTGGATAATAGTTTATTggagaaaacattcagttttGGTTGGGAAGGAAAATAATTTTGGTTTGAATTTTTGAGTTTCCggcattttccttttttttttttttttttcttttaccctgTTGTTTCCTTTAGTTTTGTCCTTTTAGTTTCAGTCCCAACCTGTACTTTTCCTCAGAACCCATCAGTCTAGTCATTGCTGTCAGTTGTATTTCTTCTTGTACTTTCTAACTCAGTCAGGCTTATTCAAGCCTcg
The Labrus bergylta chromosome 15, fLabBer1.1, whole genome shotgun sequence DNA segment above includes these coding regions:
- the LOC110001456 gene encoding jun dimerization protein 2-like, with protein sequence MMPGQIPDPSLAAGSLPSLGPLAGISATTLTDQLKLADFRQLGAILSPLHFLGRLGKRPLAIKTEMDEDEDRRKRRREKNKVAAARCRNKKKERTDFLQRESERLEMVNSELKAQIEELRIERQQLMVMLNLHRPTCIVRTDSVKTPESEANPLLEQLSADKK